From the genome of Blautia hydrogenotrophica DSM 10507:
TCCGCTCCCATATAGTTGGAAACTTCTCTGGCTTCTCTGGCCTGTTTTCTCTGAATCTCCATGGCTTTTTGGAAGCCTTCTTCGTCCACCTGACGCCCTTTTTCTTCCAAAATTTCTTTTGTCAAGTCCAGTGGGAAACCATAAGTATCATACAGCTTAAATGCCTCCTCACCAGTCAACACTTTAGTACCAGCCTTTTCCATCTTCTCTTCTAAATCTGCTAGGATACGCAAGCCCTGGTCGATCGTCTTATTAAATTGATTTTCCTCATTGTTCAACACATTGAAAATAAAATCTTTTTTCTCCTCCAGCTCAGGATAGCCGTCTTTGGAACCTTCGATTACAGTGGCACTTAGCTTAGCCATAAATTTTCCATCGATGCCCAACAGACGTCCATGACGGGCAGCACGCCGAATCAGACGACGCAACACATAACCGCGCCCTTCATTCGTGGGCATAATGCCATCAGAAATCATGAACGTGGAACTTTTTACATGATCTGTGATCAGACGAATGGAGACATCCGTCTTCTCATCTTTTAAATATTCCACACCGGCCAACTCACAGACTCTGTTGCGCAGGGCACAGTTCGTATCCACATCAAAAATAGAATCCACTTCCTGAACCACTGTGGCCAGACGTTCCAATCCCATACCGGTATCAATGTTCTTTTGTTCCAGCTCTGTGTAATGCCCTTCTCCGTCATTTTCAAACTGAGTAAACACATTGTTCCAGATCTCTATATAACGGTCACAGTCACAGCCCACCGTACATCCTGGCTTTTTGCAGCCGTACTTCTCTCCCCGGTCATAGTAGATCTCAGAACAAGGACCGCACGGGCCAGCACCGTGTTCCCAGAAATTGTCCTCCTTTCCAAAACGGAAAATCCGTTCTGGGGCGATTCCAATCTCTTTGTTCCAGATTTCAAATGCCTCCTCGTCATCCAGGTAGATGGACGGGTAAAGGCGATCGGGGTCCAGTCCTACTACCTCGGTGAGAAACTCCCAGGACCAGCGGATCGCTTCTTTTTTAAAATAGTCTCCAAAAGAAAAATTTCCCAGCATCTCAAAGAATGTGCCGTGACGGGCAGTCTTTCCTACGTTCTCAATATCGCCGGTACGGATACATTTCTGACAGGTAGTCACTCTTTTTCTGGGCGGGATTTCTGCTCCAGTAAAGTACGGCTTCATTGGCGCCATACCTGAATTGATCAGCAGCAGACTCTTATCGTTTTGCGGTATGAGCGAAAAGCTTTTTAATGCTAAATGTCCCTTGCTCTCAAAAAATTCCAGGAACATTTTGCGAAGCTCATTGACTCCATATTTTTTCAATATTTTCTCCTCCTAGCTATCTGATTTATGGTGCAGAATGTATATGAACTGCGCACCTTTCTACGTCAAAGTTGAGCAGGCCATCGCTCACAATATGGGCGTGGCCTGTTCAGACTAACTTTTATGATAGCATATTTGTCTATTTGACGCAAACTTTTTTGAAGGACTTTTTACCTTTTCCAACAAGAATTCCATCCCCTTCTAGGGCCTCTTTCTTAACCTGATATTTAATGTCGGCAATCTTCTCACCATCTATCGTGACACAGGTATTCGGTGTGATTGCTCTTCTTCCCTCATTTCTGGTTCCCACCAGCTCTGCCTTAATCAACAAAGAAATGATGTCAATCTCACCATCTGTCAGATCTTCCTCGCTTAGTTCCACAGTAGGAATATGTTCAGAATCTCCGCTACCAGTGAAAAGTGCTTTCGCTCCTGCCTCAGCCTTTTGCGCCTCGTCCTCTCCGTGAACTAGCGCTGTCAGCTCGTGAGCCAGAATCTCTTTTGCCTGATTTAACTGGCTACCTTCCCATTTGTCCATCTCGTCAATCTGTTCCAGCGGCAGGAAGGTAAGTAGACGTAGACAATGCAATACATCTGCGTCATCCACATTTCTCCAGTACTGATAAAATTCGAAAGGTGTCGTTTTATCTGGATCCAGCCAGACAGCTCCTGACTGTGTCTTACCCATCTTCTTTCCTTCAGAATTCAAAAGCAGTGTTTGAGTCATGGCATAGGCATTTTCTCCCAGTTTACGGCGAATCAACTCTGTTCCTGCCAACATATTGCTCCACTGATCATCTCCGCCGAACTGCATCTGACAGCCATGGTCCAAAAACAGACGGTAGAAATCGTAGCTTTGCATAATCATATAATTGAATTCAAAGAAACTTAAACCTTCTTTCATGCGCTGTTTGTAGCATTCAGCCGCCAACATACGATTCACAGAGAAATGAGCGCCGACTTCCCTCAATAATTCCACGTAATTTAAATCCAACAACCAGTCCGCATTGTTTACCATGATGGCTTTTCCTTCACCAAACTCGATGAAACGGCTCATCTGCTTCTTAAAGCACTCAATGTTGTGATTGATCGTGTCCACCGTCATCATAGGGCGCATATCGGTTCTACCAGATGGGTCTCCCACCATTCCAGTTCCCCCACCTAACAAAGCAATCGGACGGTTTCCCGCCATTTGCAGACGTTTCATTAGACAAAGTGCCATAAAATGTCCCACATGGAGGCTGTCTGCTGTCGGGTCAAAACCGATATAAAACGTGGCCTTGCCAGCGTTTACCAGCTCACGAATTTCTTTCTCATCTGTCACCTGGGCAATCAACCCTCTGGCCTGCAACTCTTCATAAATCTTCATAATATATTCCTCCTTTACTTTCAAAAACAAAGTGGGCATGCCCACTTCAGCTCCCCATCCCCTCAATCTTTGAGGGGCGCAGTCCCACTTTGCGCGCCGCCGCAACACCGCCTTGCGGTGTACGACCTTATTGCGGCGTGCGCATCCCTAGCGGAGCGTTTATGTTCTAGGAAAGAGTTTTCACGCATTAGCGTGATAAGGTCTTTCCTGGAACATAAAAAAACTCCCGTCCTTCAAAAAGGACGAGAGCAATTCCCGTGTTACCACCTTCATTCACAGACAGCTCACACTGCCCGCCTCCATAGGTACTGACATACCCGAACCATTATAACGTCGGTCAACACGTCGCAGCCTACTACCTAAACTGGATTCAGTGCGAAGCTCAAAGATGTATTCATTTCAGTTCCACGCGTGCCTCTCACCCTCCGGCAACTCTCTGTCCGCTTACCCTGAAATTACTTCTTCTTATCTACGCTGATACAGATAAAATTGTCTGATTAGTTGTAGTATAACGGCCGTTTTTTTATTTGTCAAGCCTGTTTCTCGCAAAAATTGTCTTCTATGAGCTCTCGCCCATCCGCTGCTGCCGTAGCTAGCTGATCGCACCGCTCATTTTCAGGATGTCCGTCATGTCCTTTTACCCAGTGAAAGGATACTTGATGCGGTTCTTTCGCTCTCAAAAGGCGCTGCCACAGATCTTTGTTTTTCACTGGTTCGTTTTTTCCTCTCTTCCAGCCTTTTTTCAACCAGCTATCAATCCAGTGTTGATTAAAAGCATCCACCAGATACTTAGAGTCTGAGTAAAGTTCTACCTGACAAGGACGAGTCAATGCTTCTAATCCTACAATCGCTGCCATCAGCTCCATGCGGTTGTTTGTCGTCTTTTTATATCCCTGGCTGAATTCCCGCACGTGTAACTGTCCCTTAGCATCTGTAAAATGAAGTAAAGTTCCGTAGCCGCCAGGCCCGTCCGGATTTCCTCGTGCTGCCCCGTCTGTGTATATTTTCACCAACATAGATTAAACTCCTTTCATTTTTTTCCATATTCCTGTGTTCTGAAACTCTTTCGCAGCCTCCTTTGCCGACCGTACGGTATTCTCGTCATAGCCGGTCAACTCCAACAAAGTCAACGCGTTTCTCGTGGAACATGGTCCTTGTTTCAACTGATAATGAAAGTGGACGTCACTGTCTTCCACCGTCTCCTCAAAGTGATAATTCTCATAGATATCTCCTAAAATCACTGTCAATTCTAGGTCGTGGGTTGCCGCAAAGCAGTGATTTCCCACTTTTGCCAACACCCCTAAAATCCGCGAAG
Proteins encoded in this window:
- the alaS gene encoding alanine--tRNA ligase, which translates into the protein MKKYGVNELRKMFLEFFESKGHLALKSFSLIPQNDKSLLLINSGMAPMKPYFTGAEIPPRKRVTTCQKCIRTGDIENVGKTARHGTFFEMLGNFSFGDYFKKEAIRWSWEFLTEVVGLDPDRLYPSIYLDDEEAFEIWNKEIGIAPERIFRFGKEDNFWEHGAGPCGPCSEIYYDRGEKYGCKKPGCTVGCDCDRYIEIWNNVFTQFENDGEGHYTELEQKNIDTGMGLERLATVVQEVDSIFDVDTNCALRNRVCELAGVEYLKDEKTDVSIRLITDHVKSSTFMISDGIMPTNEGRGYVLRRLIRRAARHGRLLGIDGKFMAKLSATVIEGSKDGYPELEEKKDFIFNVLNNEENQFNKTIDQGLRILADLEEKMEKAGTKVLTGEEAFKLYDTYGFPLDLTKEILEEKGRQVDEEGFQKAMEIQRKQAREAREVSNYMGADATVYDEIDPSVTTEFVGYEHLAFESEITVLTTEKEIVSSLMEGQRGTVFVKKTPFYATMGGQEGDTGLISTANGVFQVEETIKLRGGKYGHVGHMVSGMLSVQDVVRLEVNVQGRRDTEKNHSATHLLQKALKVVLGAHVEQKGSLVTPDRLRFDFAHFQAMTPEEMEKVEKLVNQEIQEALPVRTDIMDIEEAKKTGAMALFGEKYDEEVRVVSMGEFSKELCGGTHVSNTSQILLFKLVSESGIAAGVRRIEALTGNGVMEYYKNLESLLNQAAKAAKTSTGELSDKIFHMQNEIKALHSENESLKSKMAQDSLGDVMNQVTEVKGVKLLAVKLENVDVSGLRDLGDQLKEKLEEGVVVLITVNSGKVNLLAMATDGAMKQGAHAGNLIKAAAAIVGGGGGGRPNMAQAGGKSPEKVEEALQKIPEILESQLR
- the tyrS gene encoding tyrosine--tRNA ligase, with product MKIYEELQARGLIAQVTDEKEIRELVNAGKATFYIGFDPTADSLHVGHFMALCLMKRLQMAGNRPIALLGGGTGMVGDPSGRTDMRPMMTVDTINHNIECFKKQMSRFIEFGEGKAIMVNNADWLLDLNYVELLREVGAHFSVNRMLAAECYKQRMKEGLSFFEFNYMIMQSYDFYRLFLDHGCQMQFGGDDQWSNMLAGTELIRRKLGENAYAMTQTLLLNSEGKKMGKTQSGAVWLDPDKTTPFEFYQYWRNVDDADVLHCLRLLTFLPLEQIDEMDKWEGSQLNQAKEILAHELTALVHGEDEAQKAEAGAKALFTGSGDSEHIPTVELSEEDLTDGEIDIISLLIKAELVGTRNEGRRAITPNTCVTIDGEKIADIKYQVKKEALEGDGILVGKGKKSFKKVCVK
- the rnhA gene encoding ribonuclease HI — encoded protein: MLVKIYTDGAARGNPDGPGGYGTLLHFTDAKGQLHVREFSQGYKKTTNNRMELMAAIVGLEALTRPCQVELYSDSKYLVDAFNQHWIDSWLKKGWKRGKNEPVKNKDLWQRLLRAKEPHQVSFHWVKGHDGHPENERCDQLATAAADGRELIEDNFCEKQA